In Paenarthrobacter sp. GOM3, a single window of DNA contains:
- the guaA gene encoding glutamine-hydrolyzing GMP synthase, whose translation MTTPTAPQTSQKPVLVVDYGAQYAQLIARRVREANVYSEIVPHTFTTEQLLAKNPAAIILSGGPSSVYAEGAPFVGPDLFEAGVPVFGICYGFQAMANALGGKVAQTGLREYGATEALLVGDARSILDGVPASQNTWMSHGDSVHEAPEGFEVLATTAGAPVAAFANDEKRLYGVQWHPEVKHSVLGQHVLENFLFKGAGLSPNWTTGNILEEQVNRIREQIGDSKVICGLSGGVDSAVAAALVQRAVGDQLTCVFVDHGLLREGEAEQVERDFVAATGVKLYVANEQERFLSALAGVSDPETKRKIIGREFIRAFEEAERAIIAQAAADGEKIKFLVQGTLYPDVVESGGGEGAANIKSHHNVGGLPEDLQFELVEPLRALFKDEVRAVGAQLGLPQEIVGRQPFPGPGLGIRIVGEVNKERLDLLRKADAIARAELTAAGLDNDVWQMPVVLLADVRSVGVQGDGRTYGHPIVLRPVSSEDAMTADWSRLPYDLLARISNRITNEVEGVNRVVLDVTSKPPGTIEWE comes from the coding sequence GTGACTACTCCCACCGCACCCCAGACTTCCCAGAAGCCGGTGCTGGTTGTTGACTACGGTGCCCAGTACGCGCAGCTGATTGCCCGCCGCGTCCGGGAAGCGAATGTGTATTCGGAAATCGTTCCGCATACCTTCACCACCGAGCAGCTTCTGGCCAAGAACCCGGCAGCCATCATTCTTTCCGGCGGACCCTCCAGCGTCTACGCCGAGGGCGCGCCGTTCGTGGGCCCGGACCTCTTTGAGGCCGGCGTTCCCGTTTTCGGCATCTGCTACGGATTCCAGGCCATGGCAAATGCCTTGGGTGGCAAAGTGGCCCAGACCGGTTTGCGGGAATACGGCGCAACCGAAGCGCTCCTTGTGGGTGACGCACGATCCATCCTCGATGGCGTACCGGCGTCCCAGAACACCTGGATGAGCCACGGCGACTCCGTTCACGAAGCGCCCGAGGGCTTCGAAGTGCTGGCTACTACGGCCGGAGCCCCGGTAGCGGCCTTCGCCAACGACGAGAAGCGCCTTTACGGTGTGCAGTGGCACCCCGAAGTGAAGCACTCGGTCCTTGGCCAGCATGTCCTGGAAAACTTCCTGTTCAAGGGAGCGGGCCTGAGCCCCAACTGGACAACAGGCAACATCCTCGAAGAGCAAGTGAATCGTATCCGCGAGCAGATCGGCGATTCCAAGGTCATTTGCGGTCTCTCGGGTGGCGTTGACTCCGCCGTTGCCGCCGCCCTTGTCCAGCGCGCGGTCGGCGATCAGCTGACCTGTGTTTTCGTGGACCACGGTCTCCTGCGCGAAGGCGAAGCCGAGCAGGTTGAACGGGACTTCGTGGCCGCTACGGGTGTCAAGCTGTATGTTGCGAACGAGCAGGAACGCTTCCTGTCGGCGCTTGCAGGCGTCAGCGATCCCGAAACCAAGCGCAAGATCATCGGCCGTGAGTTCATTCGCGCCTTCGAGGAAGCGGAACGGGCCATCATCGCCCAGGCCGCGGCCGACGGCGAGAAGATCAAGTTCCTGGTCCAAGGCACCTTGTACCCCGACGTCGTCGAGTCCGGCGGTGGAGAAGGCGCTGCAAACATCAAGAGCCACCACAATGTGGGTGGGCTTCCCGAGGACCTGCAGTTTGAGCTTGTCGAGCCTCTGCGCGCCCTGTTCAAGGACGAAGTCCGTGCCGTAGGCGCCCAGCTTGGCCTGCCGCAGGAAATCGTTGGCCGCCAGCCGTTCCCCGGCCCCGGCCTGGGTATCCGCATCGTTGGTGAAGTGAACAAAGAGCGTCTGGACCTGCTTCGCAAGGCTGACGCCATTGCCCGTGCAGAGCTGACGGCTGCAGGTTTGGACAACGATGTCTGGCAGATGCCCGTTGTCTTGCTCGCTGACGTACGCAGCGTTGGTGTTCAGGGCGACGGCCGCACCTACGGACACCCGATCGTGCTCCGCCCGGTGTCCTCCGAGGACGCCATGACGGCTGACTGGTCCCGGTTGCCGTATGACCTCCTGGCCCGGATCTCCAACCGCATCACCAATGAGGTGGAAGGGGTGAACCGCGTGGTGCTGGACGTCACCAGCAAGCCACCGGGAACCATCGAGTGGGAATAG
- a CDS encoding DUF3817 domain-containing protein, protein MIEPKPAIQPEQSGNKPKKRRFGGTEAQIRSALKFYKVMAYLTGAMLLLLCAELIARYAFGVSLFAGGTDAVTGQPFGFGFAESEPKGVIGGFNISTSVLIVHGWMYVVYLVSNFRLWSLMRWPFSKMILLALGGVIPLLSFFVEKKFHAEVEAELAANPQASKRY, encoded by the coding sequence ATGATTGAGCCCAAACCGGCCATCCAGCCCGAGCAATCCGGAAACAAGCCCAAGAAACGGCGGTTCGGCGGAACGGAAGCCCAGATCCGTTCTGCGCTGAAGTTCTACAAGGTGATGGCCTACCTCACGGGTGCGATGCTTCTGTTGCTGTGCGCGGAGCTGATTGCCCGCTACGCCTTCGGTGTCTCGCTCTTCGCAGGCGGTACTGATGCGGTCACCGGGCAGCCGTTCGGTTTCGGCTTTGCCGAGTCCGAGCCAAAGGGCGTCATCGGTGGGTTCAACATCTCCACGTCGGTGCTGATTGTCCATGGCTGGATGTACGTGGTCTACCTGGTCTCCAACTTCCGGCTGTGGTCCCTCATGCGGTGGCCGTTCTCCAAGATGATCCTGTTGGCCCTGGGCGGCGTCATCCCGTTGCTGTCGTTCTTCGTCGAGAAGAAATTCCACGCAGAGGTGGAGGCCGAGCTGGCCGCCAACCCGCAGGCCTCCAAGCGTTACTAG
- a CDS encoding SURF1 family protein: MLKTALKPRWIAGLVFALVLSGVFVLLSQWQLSRSTQHEPPAPSSIEEVKPLVDVLKPGEFFHGSVSDQMVSATGSYDPDKQVLVEGRLYNNQKGYWIVSAFAVNDAPKLSGVAASPQTWIPVARGWVADTSQAGPPPSGTITLTGRLIPSEAPVPNVDAGPGRASAVSTAELINDWEVSSYPGFIAATSEMADGVAVPVSDTMKALNIPAQPPAEQVNWLNLFYAVEWVVFAGFSIFIWWRLVKDDYRRDLEEDEDDEFDAENGTVTTASTEPTSPEQEQKVQQ; encoded by the coding sequence GTGTTGAAAACCGCGTTGAAACCCCGCTGGATCGCAGGACTGGTCTTTGCGCTTGTGCTGTCCGGGGTGTTTGTGCTGCTCAGTCAGTGGCAGCTCAGCCGGTCCACCCAGCACGAACCGCCTGCGCCGTCCAGCATCGAGGAAGTAAAACCCCTGGTGGACGTCCTTAAGCCGGGCGAGTTCTTCCACGGATCCGTATCCGACCAAATGGTCAGCGCGACCGGAAGCTATGACCCCGACAAGCAGGTCCTTGTAGAGGGCCGCCTGTACAACAACCAAAAGGGCTACTGGATCGTCTCGGCCTTCGCGGTCAACGACGCCCCAAAGCTCAGCGGCGTGGCCGCTTCGCCCCAGACCTGGATCCCGGTAGCCCGTGGCTGGGTGGCCGACACCTCCCAAGCCGGGCCGCCGCCGTCGGGCACTATCACGCTTACCGGTCGCCTCATCCCGTCTGAAGCCCCAGTACCAAACGTCGACGCCGGTCCAGGACGCGCGTCTGCGGTGTCCACCGCGGAACTCATCAACGACTGGGAAGTGTCCAGCTATCCTGGCTTCATCGCCGCGACGTCAGAGATGGCCGATGGGGTAGCAGTGCCGGTCTCCGACACGATGAAGGCCCTCAATATCCCCGCGCAGCCGCCCGCTGAGCAGGTCAACTGGCTGAACCTCTTCTACGCAGTGGAATGGGTGGTCTTCGCGGGCTTCTCGATCTTCATCTGGTGGCGGCTGGTCAAGGACGACTACCGCCGGGACCTGGAAGAGGACGAGGACGATGAGTTCGACGCCGAAAACGGCACAGTTACGACAGCCAGCACAGAACCTACAAGCCCAGAGCAAGAACAAAAGGTGCAGCAATGA
- a CDS encoding PTS sugar transporter subunit IIA — protein sequence MAEPLDRYDAELTTPDTVILELVAQDKIDAAAQLATKLHAAGRITNLEGFLEQVHSREHQLATGLPGGIGLPHARSEYVDRISIAVGVTKFGHALDFGATDGPATLILLIATPASSFSDHLEVLATLARSLSKESFRESLRRAHDPEVISELINSSLVFFDH from the coding sequence TTGGCTGAACCACTTGACCGGTATGACGCGGAACTGACAACCCCGGATACTGTCATCCTCGAACTTGTTGCCCAGGACAAGATCGATGCCGCGGCCCAACTGGCCACGAAGCTCCACGCTGCTGGCCGGATCACCAACCTCGAGGGCTTCCTGGAGCAGGTACATTCCCGTGAGCACCAGCTGGCTACGGGACTTCCCGGGGGAATCGGGCTGCCGCACGCCCGCAGCGAGTACGTGGACAGGATCTCCATCGCAGTGGGCGTGACCAAATTTGGCCACGCCCTGGATTTCGGCGCAACCGACGGTCCCGCAACACTGATCCTCCTCATCGCAACCCCGGCGAGCTCCTTCTCGGACCACCTTGAGGTCCTGGCCACCCTCGCCCGGTCCCTATCGAAGGAATCCTTCAGGGAATCCCTGCGCCGGGCGCACGATCCCGAAGTCATCTCCGAACTCATCAACTCCAGCCTGGTGTTCTTCGACCACTAA
- a CDS encoding glycerol-3-phosphate dehydrogenase/oxidase, with protein MSNIAGGPQGNSQGALSPESRAASIEVLKATAEAGKELDILIVGGGVVGAGAALDAVTRGLTVGIVEARDWASGTSSRSSKLIHGGLRYLEMLDFGLVQEALQERGLLIQQIAPHLVRPVPFLYPLTRRFWERPYVGAGILLYDTLGLTSGHSRGVPMHKHLFRRGTLRAAPSLKDDAFVGSIRYYDAQVDDARLVVNLVRTAAHYGAYAANRVRVVDFLREGERVVGAKVENQEDGSVFEVRAKQVVNATGVWTDETQAMVTDRGQLKVRASKGIHLVVPRDRFQSTVGLILRTEKSVLFVIPWGRHWIIGTTDTDWKLDKAHPAASSKDIDYVLDHVNKVLKRPLTREDVEGVYAGLRPLLAGDNDSTAKLSREHVVAHPVPGLVVVAGGKYTTYRIMAKDAVDEATRAMDERVPSSCTDTIPLLGAEGFKAAWNRRGRSAEQAGVHVARVEHLLNRFGSMTPEVLDIISNRPELAEPLPGADDYLAAEVVYATTHEGARHVDDVLTRRTRISIEAWDRGVSAAPVVAKLMGEILGWSETQRESEIKHYLARVEAERLSQQQPDDESADAARMGVDDIVPLR; from the coding sequence ATGAGCAATATCGCAGGCGGTCCGCAGGGCAATTCCCAGGGAGCATTAAGCCCGGAATCCCGCGCCGCGTCGATCGAAGTCCTGAAAGCCACCGCGGAAGCCGGCAAGGAGCTCGACATCCTGATTGTGGGCGGCGGTGTGGTTGGAGCCGGCGCCGCGCTGGATGCCGTGACCCGTGGGCTGACAGTCGGCATCGTCGAAGCCAGGGACTGGGCCTCAGGAACCTCGTCCCGCTCGTCCAAGCTGATTCACGGCGGCCTTCGGTATTTGGAGATGCTCGATTTCGGACTGGTTCAGGAGGCACTCCAGGAACGCGGGCTCCTGATCCAGCAGATCGCACCCCACCTGGTCCGCCCTGTGCCCTTCCTGTATCCGCTGACCCGCCGCTTCTGGGAGCGCCCCTACGTCGGCGCAGGCATCCTGCTTTACGACACCTTGGGCCTGACATCCGGGCACAGCCGCGGCGTGCCCATGCATAAGCACCTCTTCCGGCGCGGCACCCTGCGCGCTGCTCCCAGCCTGAAGGACGACGCCTTCGTTGGCTCCATCCGCTATTACGACGCCCAAGTCGATGACGCCCGGCTGGTGGTCAACCTGGTCAGGACTGCTGCCCATTACGGTGCGTATGCAGCCAACCGGGTACGGGTGGTCGACTTCCTGCGGGAAGGCGAACGCGTCGTGGGCGCCAAAGTGGAAAACCAGGAGGACGGCAGTGTCTTCGAAGTCAGGGCCAAGCAGGTAGTCAACGCCACCGGCGTGTGGACGGATGAAACCCAAGCGATGGTCACGGACCGGGGGCAACTCAAGGTCAGGGCCTCCAAGGGCATTCACCTCGTTGTGCCCCGCGACCGTTTCCAGTCCACTGTGGGGTTGATCCTGCGCACGGAAAAGTCAGTGCTCTTTGTCATTCCCTGGGGGCGGCACTGGATCATCGGAACAACCGACACCGACTGGAAGCTCGATAAGGCGCACCCGGCTGCCTCCAGCAAGGACATCGACTACGTGCTGGACCATGTGAACAAGGTCTTGAAGCGTCCATTGACCCGGGAAGACGTGGAGGGCGTCTACGCAGGGCTCCGGCCGCTCTTGGCCGGCGACAACGATTCCACGGCCAAGCTGTCCCGCGAACACGTTGTGGCGCATCCTGTGCCGGGTCTGGTGGTTGTGGCCGGCGGAAAGTACACCACCTACCGGATCATGGCCAAGGATGCAGTGGACGAGGCAACCAGGGCCATGGACGAACGCGTTCCATCCAGTTGCACGGACACCATTCCGCTGCTCGGCGCCGAAGGATTCAAAGCCGCATGGAACCGCCGGGGCAGGTCCGCTGAGCAGGCGGGCGTCCACGTTGCCCGTGTTGAGCACCTGCTCAACCGTTTCGGCTCCATGACCCCGGAAGTCCTCGACATCATTTCCAACCGACCGGAGCTGGCAGAGCCACTTCCCGGTGCCGACGACTACCTGGCCGCAGAGGTTGTTTACGCAACAACCCACGAAGGCGCCCGTCACGTTGACGACGTTTTGACCCGTCGCACCCGTATTTCCATCGAAGCCTGGGACCGGGGTGTGTCTGCCGCGCCCGTAGTAGCTAAGCTGATGGGAGAAATCCTTGGCTGGAGCGAGACTCAGCGCGAAAGCGAAATCAAGCACTACCTGGCGCGGGTGGAAGCTGAACGACTCAGTCAACAGCAACCCGATGACGAATCGGCCGATGCCGCACGCATGGGAGTGGATGACATCGTTCCCCTTCGCTGA
- a CDS encoding GuaB3 family IMP dehydrogenase-related protein, whose translation MTYEIEIGRGKRGRRAYSLDDIAIVPNRRTRDPKDVSVSWQIDAYKFETPVIAAPMDSVMSPDTAIAFGRLGGLGVLDLEGLWTRYEDPQKVLDEIAGLADETSSPAVTRRMQDLYMAPIQPELISSRLAEIRAAGVTVAGSLTPQRTQEHYKTVVAAGVDIFVIRGTTVSAEHVSKNHEPLNLKQFIYELDVPVIVGGAAGYTPALHLMRTGAAGVLVGFGGGATTTTRRALGIHSPMASAISDVAAARRDYMDESGGRYVHVIADGGMGSSGDIVKAIAMGADAVMLGSALARAEEAPGRGWHWGPEAHHLETPRGDRVNVGTVGPLEEVLFGPGHHTDGTSNLIGALRRSMATTGYSDLKEFQRVDVVVSPYSGN comes from the coding sequence GTGACTTATGAGATTGAGATTGGCCGTGGCAAGCGTGGGCGTCGTGCCTACTCCCTGGATGACATTGCGATCGTTCCGAACCGCCGGACACGTGACCCGAAAGACGTCTCTGTCTCCTGGCAGATCGATGCCTACAAGTTCGAGACCCCGGTCATCGCAGCCCCCATGGACTCCGTGATGTCCCCTGATACGGCCATCGCATTTGGCCGCCTGGGCGGTCTTGGCGTCCTTGACCTCGAGGGCCTGTGGACGCGCTATGAGGACCCGCAGAAGGTCCTCGACGAGATCGCAGGACTGGCGGACGAGACCAGCAGCCCAGCGGTCACCCGGCGCATGCAGGACCTGTACATGGCACCCATCCAGCCTGAACTCATCAGCTCCCGCCTTGCCGAGATCCGCGCCGCAGGCGTCACTGTTGCAGGCTCCCTGACCCCGCAGCGCACGCAGGAACACTACAAGACGGTGGTGGCGGCCGGCGTCGACATCTTCGTCATCCGCGGGACCACCGTCTCAGCGGAACACGTCTCCAAGAACCACGAGCCTTTGAACCTCAAGCAGTTTATCTACGAACTCGACGTTCCCGTGATCGTCGGCGGAGCCGCCGGCTACACACCCGCCCTGCACCTCATGCGCACAGGAGCTGCCGGTGTGCTGGTTGGCTTCGGCGGCGGCGCAACCACCACTACCCGCCGCGCGCTTGGCATTCACTCGCCCATGGCTTCTGCCATCTCCGACGTCGCTGCTGCGCGCCGCGATTACATGGACGAGTCCGGTGGCCGTTACGTTCACGTCATTGCCGACGGCGGCATGGGCAGCTCGGGCGATATCGTCAAGGCCATCGCCATGGGCGCCGACGCTGTCATGCTCGGGAGCGCTTTGGCACGTGCCGAGGAAGCCCCCGGCCGTGGCTGGCACTGGGGCCCGGAGGCGCACCACCTCGAAACGCCCCGTGGTGACCGCGTCAATGTCGGTACGGTCGGTCCGTTGGAAGAGGTTCTTTTCGGACCGGGTCACCACACGGATGGCACATCAAACCTCATTGGTGCGCTCCGGCGCTCCATGGCCACCACTGGATACTCGGACCTCAAGGAGTTCCAGCGCGTTGACGTCGTCGTGTCACCGTACTCGGGCAACTGA
- a CDS encoding ABC transporter ATP-binding protein, translating into MSEKPAEPRHPESVRLNKASPRKLALRPYARAVGQVLKVSFKASPAAVVMKVLGSLISATLPLVTTYFAALTTTALAAGYAGDPDAGPRAVLYVVVTAALGLFWGAFSSVDRYIQQLMSFRVGAIVGDMMYERFLALDFWRYDDKETVDLYDRAKRFSDSYARVLDRIAAIFTQLVSVILAIGALLLVSWWIAVIVLVAIVPSVYLQFKLSREQIAHWNTQVDSRRQRRMIEQNLLRPQHIAEMRLYGIVGYLMDLRSRLRDADERRRLDFQKRYIPKQLVADSLQYGAEVVSLIWVVGQIIARAQPVGQFLYVQQIVSRALSTANNLVSSLSSIDEDLANLKDYELFMALPVPGGKEKPLAVSPSTVELKDIRFSYTGSDIEVIKGISMTMKAGQHIAIVGENGAGKSTLIRILAGLYRPDSGQVLLDGVDLAEIDVTSWHRHLAVLSQEFLKYEFATAAENIYLGDVDAPRDDARVRRAASDAEAMEFINKLPNGLENHVSNWMEDPRGRKGSGLSGGQWQRLAMARNFYRDASFMVMDEPTSAIDALAEHRIFTRLFADRSSTIIAISHRLATIEKADIVYMLEDGRIAEQGTHKELVALRGRYFRMFESQLSVDETSRNVP; encoded by the coding sequence ATGTCTGAAAAGCCCGCGGAACCGCGGCACCCGGAGTCGGTCCGGCTGAACAAGGCATCACCCCGCAAGCTGGCGCTGCGTCCGTACGCACGCGCCGTCGGGCAGGTCCTTAAAGTGAGTTTCAAGGCCTCACCGGCAGCGGTGGTCATGAAGGTCCTTGGTTCGCTGATCTCGGCCACCCTGCCGCTGGTCACCACCTACTTTGCCGCGCTCACCACCACCGCCCTGGCGGCCGGTTATGCGGGGGATCCCGACGCCGGTCCGCGGGCTGTTCTCTACGTCGTCGTCACCGCTGCGCTGGGGTTGTTTTGGGGTGCGTTCAGCAGTGTTGACCGCTACATCCAGCAGTTGATGAGCTTCCGGGTTGGCGCGATCGTGGGCGACATGATGTATGAACGCTTCCTGGCGCTGGACTTCTGGCGCTATGACGACAAAGAGACGGTGGACCTTTACGACCGCGCCAAGCGGTTCTCCGATTCGTATGCCCGGGTACTGGACCGTATCGCTGCCATTTTCACGCAGCTTGTGTCCGTGATTCTGGCCATCGGTGCGCTGCTTCTGGTCAGTTGGTGGATCGCAGTGATCGTGCTGGTGGCGATTGTGCCCAGCGTCTATTTACAGTTCAAACTTTCCCGTGAGCAGATCGCGCACTGGAACACCCAGGTGGATTCGCGCCGGCAACGGCGGATGATCGAGCAAAACCTCCTCCGGCCGCAGCACATCGCGGAAATGCGGCTCTACGGAATCGTGGGGTACCTGATGGACCTGCGCTCCCGGTTGCGGGACGCGGACGAGCGGAGGCGCCTGGACTTCCAAAAGCGCTACATACCCAAACAACTGGTGGCCGATTCCCTGCAATACGGCGCAGAGGTGGTGTCGCTGATCTGGGTGGTGGGGCAGATTATCGCCAGGGCTCAGCCCGTGGGCCAGTTCCTCTACGTCCAGCAGATCGTGAGCCGGGCCCTGTCCACGGCCAACAACCTCGTGTCGTCACTGAGTTCCATTGATGAGGACCTTGCCAACCTCAAGGACTACGAACTCTTCATGGCACTGCCGGTTCCGGGTGGCAAGGAGAAGCCGCTGGCCGTTTCTCCTTCGACAGTGGAGTTGAAGGACATACGCTTTAGCTACACCGGCAGTGACATCGAAGTCATCAAAGGCATTTCGATGACCATGAAGGCGGGCCAGCATATTGCCATCGTCGGTGAAAACGGTGCCGGTAAGTCCACCTTGATCCGCATCCTGGCCGGGCTGTACCGGCCTGATTCGGGTCAGGTCCTGCTCGACGGCGTGGACCTCGCAGAAATCGACGTCACCAGCTGGCACAGGCACCTCGCGGTCCTGAGCCAGGAGTTCCTCAAATACGAGTTCGCCACAGCGGCCGAGAACATCTACCTGGGCGATGTCGACGCGCCACGGGATGATGCCCGCGTCAGGCGCGCCGCTTCCGACGCCGAGGCGATGGAGTTCATCAACAAGCTGCCCAATGGCCTGGAAAACCACGTCAGCAACTGGATGGAAGACCCTCGGGGGCGCAAGGGGAGCGGACTCTCCGGCGGCCAATGGCAGCGGCTGGCCATGGCGCGGAACTTCTACCGCGATGCCTCTTTCATGGTCATGGACGAGCCCACGTCGGCAATCGATGCCTTGGCCGAACACCGCATCTTCACCCGCCTCTTCGCGGACCGCAGCAGCACCATCATTGCCATCAGCCACCGCCTGGCCACCATCGAGAAGGCGGACATCGTGTACATGCTCGAGGACGGACGGATCGCCGAACAAGGAACGCACAAGGAGCTGGTTGCGTTGCGGGGCCGGTATTTCCGGATGTTCGAGTCCCAGCTGTCCGTCGACGAGACCAGCCGGAACGTTCCTTAG
- the guaB gene encoding IMP dehydrogenase: MTQPEHNPFGFIGLTYDDVLLLPGHTDVIPSEADTTSRISKRITVQTPLLSAAMDTVTESRMAIAMARQGGLGVVHRNLSIDDQAEHVDRVKRSESGMITNPLTINPEATLQELDELCSRYRVSGLPVVDPEGRLLGIVTNRDTRFIPESEFPTRRVSDTMTKMPLITGHVGISREEASHKLATNKIEKLPLVDEQGRLKGLITTKDFTKAEQYPLATKDDEGRLRVGAAIGFFGDGWERAMKLIDAGVDALFVDTANGHSQGVLDMISRLKSDPVAAHVDVIGGQAATREGAQALIDAGADGIKVGVGPGSICTTRVVAGVGVPQITAIYESAKAAIPAGVPLIADGGLQYSGDIGKALVAGADTVMLGSLLAGCEESPGDLIFVNGKQFKSYRGMGSLGAMQSRGKNTSYSKDRYFQADVSGDDKLIPEGIEGRVAFRGPLASVAYQLVGGLRQTMFYTGAPTIPELKARGKFVRITPAGLKESHPHDIQMTVEAPNYGSR; encoded by the coding sequence ATGACCCAGCCCGAACATAATCCGTTTGGCTTCATTGGCCTGACGTACGACGACGTCCTGCTGCTCCCCGGACACACCGATGTCATTCCGTCCGAGGCAGACACCACGTCACGCATTTCCAAGCGCATCACCGTGCAGACCCCGCTGCTTTCTGCCGCGATGGACACCGTGACCGAGTCCCGCATGGCGATTGCCATGGCCCGCCAGGGTGGCTTGGGCGTTGTCCACCGCAACCTTTCCATTGACGACCAGGCCGAGCACGTAGACCGCGTCAAGCGCAGTGAATCGGGCATGATCACCAACCCGCTGACCATCAACCCCGAGGCCACGCTGCAGGAACTGGACGAACTGTGTTCCCGCTACCGTGTTTCCGGTCTCCCGGTGGTGGATCCCGAAGGCCGCCTCCTGGGCATCGTCACCAATCGTGACACCCGTTTCATTCCGGAGTCCGAGTTCCCGACCCGCCGCGTCTCCGACACCATGACCAAGATGCCCCTGATCACCGGGCACGTTGGCATCAGCCGCGAGGAAGCCTCGCACAAGCTGGCCACCAACAAGATCGAAAAGCTCCCGTTGGTAGACGAGCAGGGCCGGCTCAAGGGCCTCATCACCACCAAGGACTTCACCAAAGCTGAGCAGTACCCGTTGGCCACCAAGGACGATGAGGGCCGTCTCCGCGTGGGCGCAGCCATCGGTTTCTTTGGTGACGGCTGGGAGCGCGCCATGAAGCTCATCGACGCAGGCGTTGACGCTTTGTTCGTGGACACGGCCAACGGCCACTCCCAGGGCGTGCTCGACATGATTTCCCGGCTGAAGTCCGATCCCGTAGCGGCACACGTGGACGTCATCGGCGGCCAGGCGGCAACGCGTGAAGGTGCGCAGGCGCTGATCGACGCCGGCGCCGACGGCATCAAGGTGGGCGTTGGTCCGGGCTCCATCTGCACCACCCGTGTTGTGGCAGGTGTGGGCGTTCCGCAGATCACCGCGATCTACGAGTCCGCCAAGGCCGCCATTCCGGCCGGTGTCCCGCTGATCGCCGACGGCGGCCTTCAGTACTCCGGCGACATCGGCAAGGCCCTGGTTGCCGGCGCCGATACCGTGATGCTCGGTTCCCTCCTTGCCGGTTGCGAGGAGTCCCCGGGAGACCTCATCTTCGTCAACGGCAAGCAGTTCAAGAGCTACCGCGGCATGGGTTCCCTCGGTGCCATGCAGTCCCGCGGCAAGAACACGTCCTACTCAAAGGACCGCTACTTCCAGGCCGACGTCTCCGGTGATGACAAGCTCATCCCCGAGGGCATCGAAGGCCGGGTGGCGTTCCGTGGACCGCTGGCTTCGGTGGCTTACCAGCTGGTGGGCGGCCTCCGCCAGACCATGTTCTACACCGGTGCACCCACCATTCCCGAGCTCAAGGCACGCGGCAAGTTCGTCCGTATCACGCCGGCCGGCCTGAAGGAATCGCACCCGCACGACATCCAGATGACCGTCGAGGCGCCGAACTACGGCTCCCGCTGA